One window from the genome of Cyclobacterium amurskyense encodes:
- a CDS encoding serine hydrolase domain-containing protein, whose protein sequence is MKQAYTLILFFFLSFQAIGQERATDFAYSTPSAENVDAQGILSFLDMVGDSEHELHSLMVLRRGKVIAEGWWDPYGPNLKHTMYSVSKTYTASGVGFAVSEGLISVEDQVIKFFPESLPSELSENLKQLKIKHLLTMSVGHARDYTFSIVRTEDWAKSFLAVPIVNQPGSQFVYNTAATYMLSAIVQKVTGQSLFDYLRPRLFEPLGISEVDWEKSPQGINTGGYGLRVKTEDMAKLGQLFLQNGNWNGKQILPESWINEARSLKILQNPNASVEEKAKSDWLQGYGYQMWRSRHDSYRADGAYGQYILVLPKQEAVIVITSETANLQGLLSEVWEHILPAFDKESNSSKDLVLKERLDNLSHDPAIGVENEGMENRLNGKNIALVAEGEKVNFHIDFQSNNLELNVVEEQKNYKLIVGKEQWVSGMTDRKQPYLVAHAKKALNGLAPFKVFSSYYWEDFQTLVIEIKYIESPHTETLKLSFDGNKVTFTTSSLANRGASRVFHGILEE, encoded by the coding sequence ATGAAGCAAGCTTATACTTTAATTTTATTCTTTTTCCTTTCATTTCAGGCAATAGGGCAGGAAAGAGCTACTGATTTTGCCTACAGTACACCATCAGCTGAAAATGTAGATGCGCAAGGGATTTTATCCTTTCTTGATATGGTAGGTGATAGTGAACATGAACTTCATAGTCTGATGGTCTTAAGGAGAGGCAAAGTAATCGCAGAAGGTTGGTGGGATCCTTATGGCCCAAATTTAAAGCATACCATGTATTCTGTAAGCAAAACTTATACTGCTTCAGGAGTTGGTTTTGCAGTAAGCGAGGGACTTATCTCCGTGGAAGACCAGGTGATTAAATTTTTCCCTGAATCCCTTCCCTCAGAGCTTAGTGAAAACCTGAAACAATTGAAGATTAAACACCTGCTTACAATGAGTGTGGGACATGCAAGGGACTATACTTTTTCTATTGTAAGAACGGAGGACTGGGCAAAATCATTTTTGGCTGTGCCCATAGTAAATCAACCAGGAAGCCAATTCGTGTACAATACAGCAGCTACCTATATGTTGTCTGCCATTGTCCAAAAAGTAACTGGGCAAAGCCTTTTTGACTACCTAAGGCCAAGGCTATTTGAACCTTTGGGAATCAGTGAAGTAGATTGGGAAAAAAGTCCGCAAGGGATTAACACCGGAGGCTATGGGCTAAGGGTTAAAACAGAAGATATGGCTAAGTTGGGTCAACTCTTTTTGCAGAATGGCAATTGGAATGGGAAACAAATACTGCCAGAAAGTTGGATAAATGAAGCCAGAAGCCTAAAAATCCTACAAAACCCCAATGCTAGTGTAGAGGAAAAGGCGAAAAGTGATTGGCTTCAGGGATATGGATATCAAATGTGGAGAAGTCGCCATGATTCTTATCGTGCCGACGGGGCTTATGGACAATACATTTTAGTTTTACCGAAACAGGAAGCTGTCATTGTCATTACCTCTGAAACGGCCAATCTTCAAGGTCTTCTTAGTGAAGTTTGGGAACATATACTGCCTGCTTTTGATAAGGAAAGTAATAGTAGCAAAGATTTGGTATTGAAGGAAAGGCTAGATAACCTTAGTCATGATCCTGCAATAGGTGTTGAAAATGAAGGGATGGAAAATAGATTGAATGGGAAAAACATTGCCTTGGTAGCTGAAGGCGAAAAGGTGAATTTTCATATTGATTTTCAATCCAATAATTTGGAGTTGAATGTAGTTGAGGAGCAAAAGAACTATAAATTAATAGTTGGTAAGGAACAGTGGGTTTCTGGCATGACAGACAGAAAGCAACCCTATTTAGTGGCCCATGCAAAAAAGGCATTGAACGGACTTGCCCCATTCAAGGTCTTTTCCAGTTATTATTGGGAAGATTTTCAAACACTCGTTATTGAAATTAAATACATCGAAAGTCCCCATACCGAAACACTTAAATTATCCTTTGATGGGAATAAAGTCACCTTTACAACAAGCAGTCTAGCCAATAGAGGAGCAAGTAGGGTATTCCATGGAATTTTAGAGGAATAA